Below is a window of Dictyostelium discoideum AX4 chromosome 1 chromosome, whole genome shotgun sequence DNA.
attagtaattgGTTTATTAGTTATTGCATTTTCACCACAAATTGGTGAATTATTTGGAGATAAAGCTGATGGCGCAACATCATCTGATCATAAATCAGGTTTAGCAATTGCTATAGCAGGTTTTGTTGTTATGAATCTTTCAGTAAATATTATGCAAGGTCCAACAAGATCATTAGTATCTGATGTTTGTCCAATGGATAAACAAAATCTTGCAAATTCAATGGCTGTCAATGTTATGGGTTTTGCTTCAATCATTGCAAATGTTATTGGTTCATTCTTTgcaacaaatgaaaattcataTAGAGATCTTTttggtaaataaataattattatctcaatttattaatttttttaatatattattaatatatatatatataattaacatatttataattaataataataaagtaattGGAGCAGGATTTGTAGCATTTTCAGTTGTTCCAACAATTATAGTAGCAAAAGAGAAACAATTAGATTCAAGTAttaaatcaccatcatcaccattagaAGCATTTATAAGAATTAAGAGAGCATTTGCAACCATTCCAAAAGAATTGGCATTAATTTCATTGGTATTCTTTGTATCATGGTTTGGTTTTTCACCATTTATGGTTACCAATACATCATATTTCCAACAAAATGTATTCAATGGCGAAAGTGAAGGTTTGAAATTTGGTTTCTATGGTCAAGCTGTTTTCTCTGCAGTTTCATTCTTTTTCTCATTCTTCCTCTCTGGACTTTGCAATATTTTCGGTGAGAAGATCATTTACTCTGCAAGTCAATTGATTGCTGGTGCctctttaatattatttttggttttcGATCACGCTCAACCATGGTTAGCAATCTTATTGACTGGTGTCGTTGGTATTAATTTCTGTGTATTCAATGCGATCCCATTCGCTATGATGGTCAAAGTTATCTCAAGTAAAGATATTGGTTTATATATGGGtgttttaaattcttcagCTGTAGTAAGTCAAACCATCTCTATCTTTACCTCTGGTAGAGTTGAAGCtgcaaaaaatcaaaatgttGCTTGGGGTATTGCATATGGTGGTCTCTTTACATTATTGGGTGTATTTTTAGCTTTTATCTtaccaaaatcaaagaaaGTAACAGAACAAATTAATGAAGAAtcaccattaattaaataaaaaataataataataataataataataatagattaaataatatataatttttgtaTTCATATTCATATTTattagataaaaataatagtaaaaaaaaaaattaataaaaaaaaaaaaaataaataataaattatataaataaattatttatatttaaaaaaataataataataataataataataataataataataatattattattatctttttttatttaatttatttaatttatttatctaaaattgttaaattaaattttaattttacagtCATAATTTTTAAAGGTGGACCAACAcattttacaattaattgatattcaCGAACAAAAGAAGCATCAACACCAGTTACTTCAGATGGTAAAATATTAGGAGGTATTGAATAAAAGAAATCACCTTCGAAACgatctttaattaatgggAAACGATTTGAATGATGAAATTCACATCTACccaattttttaatggttCTTTTTGGTTTTCTTTCATAGGCAGTACCAGTGATTTCCATTCTAGTTTCGGTCATTAATAGATAGGCTACAAccttttcaacttttttagttgtaccattatcaattgtGAACCCAAATTGAATGGTTTCACCGGCTCTATAGAATTTTCTTTGTAATTGaattgaaaagaataattGTTTACTCGATCCAACAAATGTACGAATTTCCTCTTGTGATAAACCAGTGGTAGATTCAAAACACATTGGATGATAGGCTCGATTATCCTTTACCTTTAATGAAAGATTTGAAAGAGCAAATGGTTTTTGACATCCTGCACAAATAATTGAAACTTGAAAACATTCAGCATGCCAATTTCTATCCAATGCTTTAATAGAATTGGTCGAAAGTAATGCATCACATGCTGCACATTTATCACCACTAAATGTTAATGGTAATGACGATGTtgcattattaaatgaattattactttgattaaattgatgattttgtaaaaaattttgttgtgCAATTGgcatatttgaatttgttaaaatttgattaaaattattattactattatttaaactattatttaaactatttgtACTACCATTAAATGATGGAAATGATGATAACATTGATtgtgttgaattattattattatatgattgttgttgaaattgttgttgttgaggttgttgaggttgaggttgttgaggttgttgtggttgtggttgagAAGCAGCAAATGGTTTAAGTACTTCTATTCTatctaaataaattttagcTTCATCACTaagattcttttttaaagttgGATCAGGTTCACTTTTAATTgccattaaataataattacatgCTTCTTCATAACATTGACTTGCACCTCTATAATTTTtaacttcttcttctttacgACCTTTAAGTGAAAAGTTTTTAGCTGCTTCATATGCTTCAACTCTGCTTAATTGCCTATTGGTTGATTgattattaccaattgataatgaatttaattttgaaagttgttcatttttatttaaatttggtggtGAAAATCCATtacttgtattattattattattattagtattaccTGCTGATggaaatgatgataaaatactattattattattattaatttgttgttgttgttgttgttgttgttgatttattgatggtgaaattgatgaaGGTACAGATGGAAAACTaaattgtgattgttgtggttgtgatgGTTGTGAtgattgtggttgttgtgataataaatttttaataaatttatttctttgaGAATATTCTTCAATTTTTGAAGAGATTAAAGCATTTTTTGATGGTTCTCTCTCTGCTACTAAtgctaattttaaatttaaaaccgCTTGATCATAAAGATTACATGCtaatgaataatttttttgattatctGCATCAATTGCTGATTTAACTAATTGTAATCCAGTTTGTAATATTTCGCTTgacattattattgttaatattattataatttttttttttttttttttttttaataaataaataataaataataaataataaataaataaataataaatatataaataaataaaaaattaaaattaaaacaagatATTATTGgttctgttttttttaataaaaaaaataaaaataaaaataaaaataaaaatttaattaatatgtaaattcaaaaaaaaaaacaaaaaaaaaaaaaaaaaaaaaacaaaaataaaaataaaataaaatttttttttaaaatttattaaaaaatctaattatttgaaaatattccAACCCTCATATATAATGCGTTTGTTATAACCTTCAACaatactatttttaaaatatttttaatttttttttttttttttttttttttttataatgaaatcaattaattttctaaataaaaccaaaggtatttttaattattataataattttcaaagaaatcattgtagtattgttttaaatggaaataaagaaaataaaatttcatcattgTATAGTTGGGGTTGTAATAAAGACGGTAAACtaggtaataataatgaattggtTGATTGTGAAGCATTTCCTAATAGAATCTCAagttttcaaattaataataatcaaataattgataatcaaTCATTTAGTAATATTGGTATAAAAGATATAGAATGTGGTCATTATCATACAatgataattgataaaaatgataactTATATCAATGTGGTTGGACCTCATTTGTaggtattaataatttaacaaaaaataataaaaatctaatACCAACTATTATAaatccatcatcatcatcatcatcatttaaaattaaaaatgttagTGGTGGTAGAAGACATacattaatattaacaaaaGATGGTAAAGTTTATTCATATGGAATTGGATCAGAATATCAATTAGGTCATGGTGATAATCAGAATAGATCAGAACCAACTGAAATTGAACAACTTTCAAAATATGCTATAATTAAAGTTGTAAGTGGATGGGGACACTCAATAGCATTATCAAATGATGGTAAATTATATTCATGGGGATTTTCAAACGATTCTCAAACTGGTCATGGATTCTTAATTGATAATCCAATCAAATCACCAAAATTAATCGCCAgtgatttcaatttcaaaaatgtTTTCTCTGGTAGTGATTTCGTAATCACAATCACTGATAAAGGTGAACTAATTACATTTGGTTCAAATGAATTTGGTCAATTAGGTAATGGTACAATCATTAATCAAGAATTTCCAatcaatataattaataatcattttggtggtggtggtggtggtggtggtgctaattcaaaatttaataaaattattgaatcaGCAGGTAAaggtaaatttgataaaaggATATCATGTGGATTTTCacattgtttaattttaaatgatgatggtgaattatttacatttggtTGGAATGGTAATGGTCAATTAGGTATTGGACGAtccaatagtaataataataatacatatgAATCAATACCGATAAAATTAGATTCAAGTTTATTTAATGGTGAAAAGATTGAAATGGTATCTGCTGGTAGAAATCATTCAGTTGCTTTGACTGAATCTGGTAGATTATATCTTTGGGGTAACTCAAATCATGGTAAACTTGGCAATGGTACTGTATCTGGTAATATCTATGAACCAAcggaattatttgatttcgATGAATCTGTACCACAATCATTTCCACTAGAATttcaaaaagttttaaatatttcaactGGTTTTGATCATACAATTATAGAATTATTagaataaaaacaaataaattaataaacttttttttttatttttttatatttctttttttttttattttatttatttatttaattttttttttcaattaaaaaaaacacaattattttaatatttatttgtaatgttatatatattttttaaaaaaaagtaatgattgacaattagtattattatattattaaaattattattattattactatttggtttgatttttttttttggattttagtttttttttttttattattattattcgataattgttgataaaaATTCTTGGAATCTTTCAGAG
It encodes the following:
- the adcE gene encoding LIM-type zinc finger-containing protein; the encoded protein is MSSEILQTGLQLVKSAIDADNQKNYSLACNLYDQAVLNLKLALVAEREPSKNALISSKIEEYSQRNKFIKNLLSQQPQSSQPSQPQQSQFSFPSVPSSISPSINQQQQQQQQQINNNNNSILSSFPSAGNTNNNNNNTSNGFSPPNLNKNEQLSKLNSLSIGNNQSTNRQLSRVEAYEAAKNFSLKGRKEEEVKNYRGASQCYEEACNYYLMAIKSEPDPTLKKNLSDEAKIYLDRIEVLKPFAASQPQPQQPQQPQPQQPQQQQFQQQSYNNNNSTQSMLSSFPSFNGSTNSLNNSLNNSNNNFNQILTNSNMPIAQQNFLQNHQFNQSNNSFNNATSSLPLTFSGDKCAACDALLSTNSIKALDRNWHAECFQVSIICAGCQKPFALSNLSLKVKDNRAYHPMCFESTTGLSQEEIRTFVGSSKQLFFSIQLQRKFYRAGETIQFGFTIDNGTTKKVEKVVAYLLMTETRMEITGTAYERKPKRTIKKLGRCEFHHSNRFPLIKDRFEGDFFYSIPPNILPSEVTGVDASFVREYQLIVKCVGPPLKIMTVKLKFNLTILDK